Within Bdellovibrionota bacterium, the genomic segment GAAGTCCGCCGGTGTTACTTTCCCCTCCACGACAGGCGTGCGAATCCGCTTCCATGGCGTTCCCCGCCGTCGAAAGTGCCATCAGGCTTATGGCCTGCGGCGTACAAAGAATTTAAGCCCATTCATCTGACATAACAGCGGATGGTCTTTCGGCTGGAGGATGTTATGCTCCAAGCGATCACCGGGATTTCTCGGGGTTCGTCCGAGGCGACCACCGCGGACGCGCTCTTTGACAAGCTTAAATGGATGACCACAAAAGAAGCCGCGTTCTATTTGCGGGTTTCGGCGGGCCAGGTCCGGAACATGGTCTGGCGAGGACAGGTGCGAACGTACCGTCTCCAG encodes:
- a CDS encoding helix-turn-helix domain-containing protein, whose protein sequence is MLQAITGISRGSSEATTADALFDKLKWMTTKEAAFYLRVSAGQVRNMVWRGQVRTYRLQNRLRFLRSDLDQLLKPTFSKKEAVWR